Proteins from a single region of Pseudomonas fulva:
- a CDS encoding glycosyltransferase — translation MWESLAIRYVIVENGTLPENIIYTRALYQAIATYGREHGLGSFVIWRDHDLMWNSEKAIMKYGPEPYPHAVKPVRSPHIRYVTLNNHLKNQLEQWCDHQVQVEVRKNTYDFDRQDTYRNIREGLDIRDSDVLIARTTRIIPQKRQDRDIWLVYRLNQLFAQRGSGRKVYLVVAGDPQEHPAYFAALNEQVRELNIEPFVKFIGSLSHACMPSKQNAITIEDLYGSCDLVSFLTSWGYDSYGNPIGESISNQRCYITTRYEYYQEVYGRHGFEAPIMNISQTNDGLPDEQFVDDIYRLLNDKLLMQDMARRNFAIGQRVLANNVAGMLDLNEPGGTMRDTIFVSVVLPVYNERDRIDSVLESLFQQQTRDGLITHDSYELIIVDNNSSDDSVEKINAFRARNPALDIHVIEERVQGVSSARKRGMDYASVRSKQRDLRLGTSSRHYIASADADCTVDPLWLHALIRKMVDENADLGTCNYYYNQAAFSTRPNLYAEIDKTLRCRAMSFSLFGGFPDGKGFAVERALYDKVGGIEIFYQLQNGRFVEHLSDDWDFGIRVIAWGGKPVYAHESRIEINSRRVDTILEEVITGKAYGQDGIIIMKDVRPDVERQLPTLADTSTEQSRQAWEYSIKDYVPKNIVLPALLNPHILLENSAVREFFGGPLADRLYQRIHEIKYESRVIDFKPIHAYKTPAYRLYFEFREELFSALRRAVGEDIGYPPALPECFAAVRPEDFHRFVYYFCEDRESGEAHNYFANGGVF, via the coding sequence TTGTGGGAATCTCTCGCCATCCGCTATGTGATCGTCGAGAACGGCACGCTGCCGGAAAACATCATCTACACCCGGGCGCTGTACCAGGCCATCGCCACCTATGGCAGGGAACATGGCCTGGGGAGTTTCGTGATCTGGCGTGATCACGACCTGATGTGGAACAGCGAAAAGGCCATCATGAAGTACGGCCCCGAGCCTTACCCCCATGCCGTCAAGCCGGTGCGCTCGCCCCATATCCGCTACGTGACCCTCAATAACCACCTGAAGAACCAGCTCGAGCAATGGTGCGATCATCAGGTGCAGGTCGAGGTGCGCAAGAACACCTACGACTTTGACCGACAAGACACGTACCGCAACATCAGGGAAGGCCTGGATATCCGCGATAGCGACGTGCTGATCGCCCGCACCACGCGCATCATTCCGCAAAAACGCCAGGATCGCGACATCTGGTTGGTCTACCGGCTGAACCAGCTGTTCGCCCAGCGCGGCAGCGGACGCAAGGTGTATCTGGTGGTCGCCGGCGACCCCCAGGAGCATCCGGCGTACTTTGCCGCGTTGAATGAACAGGTCAGGGAACTGAACATCGAGCCGTTCGTGAAGTTCATCGGCTCGTTATCCCACGCTTGCATGCCGTCGAAGCAGAACGCGATCACCATCGAGGATCTTTATGGTTCCTGCGATCTGGTTTCCTTCCTGACGTCCTGGGGCTATGACAGTTACGGCAACCCCATAGGCGAGTCCATCAGCAACCAGCGTTGCTACATCACCACCCGCTATGAGTATTACCAGGAAGTGTATGGCCGGCACGGATTCGAAGCGCCGATCATGAATATTTCGCAAACCAATGATGGACTACCGGATGAACAGTTCGTCGATGACATTTATCGCCTGCTGAACGACAAGTTACTGATGCAGGACATGGCGCGCAGAAACTTCGCTATTGGCCAGCGCGTGCTCGCCAACAACGTTGCCGGCATGCTCGATTTGAATGAACCTGGAGGAACTATGCGTGACACCATTTTTGTATCGGTCGTGCTGCCGGTTTATAACGAGCGTGACCGCATCGACAGCGTGCTGGAGTCGCTGTTCCAGCAGCAGACGCGGGACGGCCTGATCACTCATGACAGTTACGAGCTGATCATCGTCGACAACAACTCCAGCGATGACTCGGTAGAGAAAATCAATGCCTTCAGGGCGCGCAATCCGGCCCTGGATATTCACGTCATCGAGGAGCGCGTGCAGGGCGTTTCATCGGCGCGCAAACGCGGCATGGACTATGCCAGCGTGCGCTCGAAGCAGCGTGACCTGCGTCTGGGCACCAGCAGCAGGCACTACATCGCGTCCGCCGATGCCGACTGCACGGTGGACCCATTGTGGCTGCACGCGCTGATCAGAAAGATGGTCGATGAAAACGCCGACCTCGGCACCTGTAACTACTACTACAACCAGGCCGCCTTTAGTACCCGGCCGAACCTGTACGCCGAAATCGACAAGACGCTGCGTTGCCGCGCGATGTCGTTCTCGCTTTTCGGTGGCTTTCCCGACGGCAAGGGCTTTGCCGTCGAGCGCGCGCTCTACGACAAGGTAGGCGGCATCGAGATCTTCTACCAGCTGCAGAACGGCCGTTTCGTGGAGCACCTCTCCGATGACTGGGACTTCGGCATCCGGGTCATCGCCTGGGGTGGCAAACCCGTCTACGCCCATGAGTCGCGCATCGAAATCAACAGCCGCCGCGTCGACACCATTCTGGAGGAAGTCATAACCGGCAAGGCCTATGGCCAGGATGGCATCATCATCATGAAGGACGTGCGCCCGGACGTGGAGCGGCAGCTGCCCACCCTGGCCGACACCAGCACCGAGCAGTCGCGGCAGGCCTGGGAATACTCGATCAAGGATTACGTGCCCAAGAACATCGTGCTGCCGGCCTTGCTCAACCCCCATATCCTGCTGGAAAACAGCGCCGTACGTGAGTTCTTCGGCGGGCCGCTGGCTGACCGTCTTTACCAGCGCATCCACGAAATCAAATACGAATCACGGGTCATCGATTTCAAGCCCATCCATGCCTACAAGACGCCGGCCTATCGCCTGTATTTCGAGTTTCGCGAAGAGCTGTTCAGCGCGTTGCGCCGTGCGGTAGGCGAGGACATCGGCTACCCACCGGCCTTGCCCGAGTGTTTCGCGGCCGTGAGGCCCGAGGATTTCCATCGCTTCGTCTACTACTTCTGCGAGGACCGCGAGTCCGGCGAAGCCCACAACTACTTTGCCAACGGCGGGGTGTTCTGA
- a CDS encoding PTS transporter subunit EIIB has product MFNKLQSAFWKALTPDLVPDEPKVTTATETLLPANVVEALGGGKNLTSQERVAITRIRVQLRDAAQLDQPALEAPGMPAVMVLGKGVVHVLTPVEVPLAETG; this is encoded by the coding sequence ATGTTCAATAAATTGCAAAGTGCCTTCTGGAAGGCCCTGACGCCGGATCTGGTGCCGGACGAGCCCAAGGTGACCACGGCGACCGAAACACTGCTGCCGGCCAACGTCGTCGAAGCCCTGGGCGGCGGAAAAAACCTGACCTCGCAAGAGCGCGTCGCGATTACCCGCATCCGCGTGCAACTGCGCGATGCTGCTCAGCTCGACCAGCCGGCCCTGGAGGCGCCTGGCATGCCCGCGGTAATGGTGCTGGGCAAGGGCGTGGTGCATGTGCTGACGCCGGTGGAAGTGCCGTTGGCTGAAACCGGCTGA
- the ptsP gene encoding phosphoenolpyruvate--protein phosphotransferase: protein MTVPQPLQLLAPLSGVLVPLDHVPDPVFANRVIGDGLCIDPTSQTLCAPLAGVVSDLQASGHAITITHEGGAQILLHIGLDTVNLAGKGFTALVEKDQRVEAGQALIEFDADHIAVHARSLLTLMLVVSAEPFNMLTGDSARVVGGQPLLELGHVGLADDAPVNEGEALVSQPISLPNANGLHARPAAVFAQAAKGFKADIRLHRQQDSANGKSLVAIMAMQPALGDVLTISATGEDAAAAIETLAELLADGCGESVAPVAASAPAIEAAPVAKPSAMSLQGVCASAGSALGQVVQVVERKLEITEAAGDPRAELQTLDRALAGALAALQKLRDEAASEAQEEIFKAHQELLEDPSLLEQARLLINQGKSAAFAWNSVTEATAELFKASGNRFLAERALDLADVGQRVLKLMLDVQDSAWELPDQAILVAEQLTPSQTAALDTSKVVGFATVGGGATSHVAILARALGLPAVCGLPAEVLALADGTRVLLDADKGELHLDPDPVSIEQLQAEREQRTLRQQRDLEQASLAATTRDGHRFEVTANIASLAEAEQAIELGGEGVGLLRSEFLYLERSSAPSQDEQAATYSAIARAMGPERNLVVRTLDVGGDKPLAYVPMEAEANPFLGMRGVRLCLERPQLLREQFRAILASCALARLHIMLPMVSQLSELRLARQILEEEAASIGLTTLPKLGIMIEVPSAALMADVFAPQVDFFSIGTNDLTQYTLAMDRDHPRLASQADSFHPSVLRLIATTVKAAHAHGKWVGVCGAMASEPLAVPLLLGLGVDELSASVPLIPAIKAAIRDVQLSDCEAIARQALTLESAGQVREALLSWRPSPLPLSPVLES, encoded by the coding sequence ATGACCGTACCTCAACCCTTGCAATTGCTGGCACCGCTCTCCGGGGTGCTGGTGCCCCTTGATCATGTGCCTGACCCGGTGTTCGCCAATCGGGTGATCGGCGATGGCCTGTGCATCGACCCCACTTCGCAGACTCTGTGCGCGCCCCTGGCGGGCGTGGTCAGCGACCTGCAAGCCAGTGGCCACGCCATCACCATTACCCATGAGGGCGGCGCGCAGATCCTGCTGCATATCGGCCTGGACACCGTGAACCTGGCCGGCAAGGGATTCACCGCGCTGGTCGAAAAAGACCAGCGTGTCGAGGCTGGCCAGGCGTTGATCGAGTTCGATGCCGACCATATCGCCGTGCATGCGCGCAGCCTGCTGACGCTGATGCTGGTGGTCAGCGCCGAGCCGTTCAACATGCTTACCGGCGACAGCGCCAGGGTAGTCGGTGGCCAGCCGTTGCTGGAGCTTGGCCACGTCGGGCTGGCGGACGATGCGCCGGTGAATGAAGGGGAGGCGCTGGTCTCGCAGCCGATCAGCCTGCCCAATGCCAATGGCCTGCACGCCCGGCCTGCAGCGGTGTTCGCCCAGGCCGCCAAGGGCTTCAAGGCGGATATCCGCCTGCACCGGCAGCAGGACAGCGCCAACGGCAAATCCCTGGTGGCGATCATGGCCATGCAGCCGGCCCTTGGCGACGTTCTGACCATCAGCGCCACTGGTGAGGATGCCGCTGCGGCCATCGAGACGCTTGCCGAGTTGCTGGCCGATGGCTGCGGGGAATCCGTGGCACCGGTCGCGGCCAGCGCACCGGCCATTGAAGCGGCGCCGGTAGCGAAGCCCTCGGCCATGTCGTTGCAGGGCGTCTGTGCTTCAGCAGGCTCTGCCCTCGGGCAGGTGGTTCAGGTTGTCGAGCGCAAGCTGGAGATTACCGAGGCCGCCGGCGACCCTCGGGCCGAGCTGCAAACCCTGGATCGTGCGCTGGCCGGGGCGTTGGCTGCCTTGCAGAAACTGCGTGATGAGGCGGCAAGCGAGGCCCAGGAGGAGATCTTCAAGGCCCATCAGGAACTGCTGGAGGATCCGAGCCTGCTGGAGCAGGCCCGGTTGTTGATCAACCAGGGCAAAAGCGCCGCCTTCGCCTGGAACTCGGTGACCGAAGCGACCGCCGAGCTGTTCAAGGCCAGCGGCAACCGGTTCCTGGCCGAACGTGCCCTGGACCTCGCCGATGTCGGGCAGCGGGTGCTCAAGCTGATGCTGGATGTGCAAGACAGCGCCTGGGAGCTGCCTGACCAGGCCATTCTGGTGGCCGAGCAACTGACCCCGTCGCAGACCGCGGCACTGGATACCAGCAAGGTGGTGGGCTTTGCCACGGTCGGCGGCGGGGCCACCAGTCACGTCGCGATCCTGGCCCGTGCGCTGGGGCTGCCGGCAGTCTGCGGGCTGCCGGCCGAGGTGCTTGCCCTGGCCGACGGCACCCGGGTACTGCTCGATGCCGACAAGGGCGAGCTGCACCTGGACCCCGATCCCGTTTCCATCGAGCAATTGCAGGCCGAGCGCGAGCAACGAACCCTGCGCCAGCAGCGCGACCTCGAGCAGGCCTCGCTGGCCGCCACCACCCGCGATGGCCATCGCTTCGAGGTCACGGCCAATATCGCCTCGCTGGCGGAGGCCGAGCAGGCCATTGAGCTGGGCGGTGAAGGGGTAGGGCTGCTGCGTTCGGAGTTCCTTTACCTGGAGCGCAGCAGTGCGCCCAGCCAGGACGAACAGGCGGCCACCTATAGCGCCATTGCGCGGGCCATGGGGCCGGAGCGTAACCTGGTGGTGCGCACCCTGGACGTTGGCGGTGACAAGCCGCTGGCCTATGTGCCGATGGAGGCCGAGGCCAACCCCTTCCTGGGCATGCGCGGGGTTCGTCTGTGCCTGGAGCGCCCGCAACTGCTGCGCGAGCAATTCCGCGCCATTCTGGCGAGCTGCGCGCTGGCGCGCCTGCACATCATGTTGCCGATGGTCAGCCAGCTGTCCGAATTGCGCCTGGCCCGGCAGATCCTCGAAGAGGAAGCGGCGAGCATCGGCCTCACCACGCTGCCCAAGCTCGGCATCATGATCGAGGTGCCGTCCGCGGCATTGATGGCCGATGTGTTCGCGCCGCAAGTCGACTTCTTTTCCATCGGCACCAACGACCTGACCCAGTACACCCTGGCGATGGATCGCGACCACCCACGCCTGGCCAGCCAGGCCGACAGCTTTCACCCCTCGGTGCTGCGCCTGATCGCGACCACGGTGAAAGCCGCCCACGCCCATGGCAAGTGGGTCGGCGTCTGCGGCGCCATGGCCTCGGAACCTTTGGCCGTGCCGCTGTTACTGGGCCTGGGGGTGGATGAGCTGTCGGCCAGCGTGCCGCTGATTCCCGCCATCAAGGCAGCGATTCGCGACGTGCAGCTCAGCGACTGCGAGGCCATCGCCCGCCAGGCGCTGACGCTGGAAAGCGCCGGGCAGGTTCGCGAAGCCCTGCTGTCATGGCGGCCATCGCCGTTACCCCTGTCACCTGTACTGGAGAGCTGA
- the treC gene encoding alpha,alpha-phosphotrehalase yields the protein MQDWQHSVIYQIYPKSFYSQAGNPTGDLLGVVAKLDYLQWLGVDYLWLTPFLRSPQRDNGYDISDYYAIDPSYGTMADCELLIAEAGKRGIKLMLDIVVNHTSIEHVWFQQARSSLDSPYRDFYIWRDQPNNWESKFGGSAWEYEAQTGQYYLHLFDHTQADLNWDNPKVRQEVFKMMRFWRDKGVGGFRLDVINLISKPADFPEDASDGRRFYTDGPNVHEYLQEMHREVFEGHELINVGEMSSTSLEHCIRYSRPDSKELSMTFNFHHLKVDYPNQQKWVQADFDFLALKRILSDWQTGMQAGGGWNALFWCNHDQPRVVSRFGDDGEYRVVSAKMLATALHFLQGTPFIYQGEELGMTNPGFDSIEQYRDVESLNIYRLKRNAGESPASIMATIMQKSRDNGRTPMQWNSEANAGFSSAEPWIGVPGNAKQINVANQFDDPTSVLHYYRQLVGLRRQEPLIQQGVYRQLLPEHEQVWIYLRESESAHERLLVVNNFYGTSCEVELPERVIDTASRQRVVISNYPDCEPRGRQLYLRPYESFVLHLADS from the coding sequence ATGCAAGACTGGCAGCATTCGGTGATTTACCAGATCTACCCGAAGAGCTTTTACAGCCAAGCCGGCAACCCCACCGGCGACCTGCTCGGTGTGGTGGCCAAGCTCGATTACCTGCAATGGCTGGGTGTCGACTACCTGTGGCTCACGCCGTTCCTGCGCTCGCCACAACGGGACAACGGTTACGACATCAGCGACTACTACGCCATCGACCCCAGCTACGGCACCATGGCCGACTGCGAGCTGCTGATCGCCGAAGCCGGCAAGCGCGGCATCAAGTTGATGCTCGATATCGTGGTCAACCACACCTCCATCGAGCACGTGTGGTTTCAGCAGGCGCGCAGCAGCCTCGACAGCCCGTACCGCGACTTCTACATCTGGCGCGACCAGCCGAACAACTGGGAGTCGAAGTTCGGCGGCTCGGCCTGGGAATACGAGGCGCAGACCGGGCAGTACTACCTGCACCTGTTCGACCACACCCAGGCCGACCTCAACTGGGACAACCCCAAGGTGCGCCAGGAAGTCTTCAAGATGATGCGCTTCTGGCGCGACAAGGGCGTGGGCGGCTTCCGCCTGGACGTGATCAACCTGATCTCCAAGCCGGCCGATTTTCCCGAGGACGCCAGCGACGGGCGGCGCTTCTATACCGACGGCCCGAACGTGCACGAGTACCTGCAGGAAATGCACCGCGAGGTGTTCGAAGGCCATGAGCTGATCAACGTCGGCGAGATGTCGTCCACCTCGCTCGAACACTGCATCCGCTATTCGCGCCCGGACTCGAAAGAGTTGTCGATGACCTTCAATTTCCACCACCTGAAGGTGGACTACCCCAACCAGCAGAAGTGGGTGCAGGCCGATTTCGACTTCCTGGCGCTCAAGCGCATCCTCTCCGACTGGCAAACCGGCATGCAAGCCGGCGGCGGCTGGAACGCCTTGTTCTGGTGTAACCATGACCAGCCGCGGGTGGTGTCGCGTTTCGGCGATGACGGCGAATACCGCGTGGTTTCCGCCAAGATGCTCGCCACTGCGCTGCATTTCCTGCAGGGCACGCCCTTCATCTATCAGGGCGAGGAGCTGGGCATGACCAACCCGGGCTTCGACAGCATCGAGCAGTACCGTGATGTCGAGAGCCTGAATATCTACCGCCTCAAACGCAACGCTGGCGAAAGCCCTGCATCGATCATGGCCACCATCATGCAGAAGTCTCGCGACAACGGGCGCACGCCGATGCAGTGGAATAGCGAGGCGAACGCCGGGTTCAGCAGCGCCGAACCCTGGATCGGCGTGCCTGGCAATGCCAAGCAGATAAACGTCGCCAACCAGTTCGACGATCCCACGTCGGTGCTGCACTACTACCGCCAGCTGGTCGGCTTGCGCCGTCAGGAGCCGCTGATCCAGCAGGGCGTCTATCGCCAGCTGCTGCCGGAGCATGAGCAGGTGTGGATCTATCTGCGCGAAAGTGAAAGCGCCCATGAACGGCTGTTGGTGGTGAACAACTTCTATGGCACCTCGTGCGAAGTCGAGCTGCCTGAGCGGGTGATCGATACCGCCAGTCGTCAGCGGGTGGTGATCAGCAATTACCCGGACTGCGAACCACGGGGGCGTCAGCTGTATCTCAGGCCTTATGAGTCCTTCGTTTTGCACCTTGCAGACAGCTGA